One Panthera leo isolate Ple1 chromosome B1, P.leo_Ple1_pat1.1, whole genome shotgun sequence DNA window includes the following coding sequences:
- the LOC122218643 gene encoding putative MORF4 family-associated protein 1-like protein UPP: MWPEGADERRGPEQPRDRPRSPARAALEREHVRAHLRARLKLLEVGILLDRLQSEVDSVEGAVGQGRCGSGEAEERVLKLYEKAERKAAEVARMGRRIVELHGQIDSCGFS; encoded by the coding sequence atGTGGCCCGAGGGCGCGGACGAGCGGCGGGGGCCCGAGCAGCCCCGCGACCGCCCCCGGAGCCCCGCGCGCGCCGCCCTCGAGCGCGAGCACGTGCGCGCGCACCTGCGGGCCCGCCTGAAGCTGCTGGAGGTGGGGATCCTGCTGGACCGGCTGCAGAGCGAGGTGGACTCGGTGGAGGGCGCCGTGGGTCAGGGCCGCTGCGGGAGCGGCGAGGCGGAGGAGCGGGTGCTGAAGCTGTACGAGAAGGCGGAGAGGAAGGCCGCCGAGGTGGCGCGGATGGGGCGGAGGATCGTGGAGCTCCACGGCCAGATAGACAGCTGCGGCTTCTCCTGA